One stretch of Longimicrobiales bacterium DNA includes these proteins:
- a CDS encoding protein-glutamate O-methyltransferase CheR, with protein MGWSRPEYAQLATLIAEQTGLTFPPSRQADLERALGEALDDTTSDARLRELLAGETAARDELIASLTIGESYFFRDPGQFRLLREEILPGIAALRGDAPIRLWSAGCAAGEEAYSLAIVAAQLGLRRATVLGTDISRVRLAAARAASYTQWALRGVDAETVERYFTRSGKRYVLRPKYRESVDFRYLNLAEDRYPSLTAGIWGFDLILCRNVLIYFDNATIARVAQRLIDSLSDDGWLMLGASDPAISELVDCEVELTPAGLVYRRRSGRKTGRAAVGGWDAPAGYEAITADDAGSVDAMDAWLEASSTSDADRAHAPDEVSAPAKGAAPTEAAAETGVSALDQDAHARAAAVTGSDVPADLLAAYAARDYGRAAALAAARLAAHDTADVRVLRVRSLANMGDLAAAGKASAAALERHRDSAELLYLHALLLVEAGQPGDAAAAARRALYLDRSLVVAHLTLALALNRTGEHTGARRALQNAASLLSQRLDDEVVPASDGETVGRLRTNVEAQLRLLEGAAWGRSPGRRQRMNG; from the coding sequence ATGGGATGGTCGCGGCCGGAGTACGCGCAGCTTGCCACGCTGATCGCGGAGCAGACGGGGCTCACCTTTCCCCCCTCGCGGCAGGCGGATCTCGAGCGTGCGCTGGGCGAGGCGCTCGACGACACGACGTCGGACGCGCGGCTGCGCGAGCTGCTTGCCGGTGAGACCGCCGCAAGGGATGAGCTGATTGCCAGCCTCACGATCGGCGAGTCCTACTTTTTCCGCGACCCGGGCCAGTTCCGGCTGCTGCGCGAGGAGATCCTGCCGGGTATTGCGGCGCTGCGCGGGGATGCGCCGATCCGGCTCTGGAGCGCGGGGTGTGCGGCGGGCGAGGAGGCATACTCGCTCGCGATCGTGGCCGCCCAGCTCGGGCTGCGACGTGCGACGGTTCTGGGCACGGACATCTCGCGGGTGCGGCTGGCCGCCGCGCGTGCGGCGAGCTACACCCAGTGGGCGCTGCGCGGAGTGGACGCGGAAACGGTCGAGCGGTACTTCACGCGATCAGGGAAGCGCTATGTGCTGCGTCCCAAATACCGCGAGTCGGTCGATTTCCGCTACCTCAACCTTGCCGAGGATCGCTACCCTTCGCTGACTGCGGGCATCTGGGGATTCGACCTCATCCTCTGCCGTAATGTCCTGATCTACTTCGACAATGCCACGATCGCGCGCGTGGCGCAGCGGCTGATCGATTCGCTGTCGGACGATGGCTGGCTCATGCTGGGCGCGTCCGACCCGGCGATCAGCGAGCTGGTGGACTGCGAGGTCGAGCTCACGCCCGCAGGGCTGGTGTACCGCCGCCGTAGCGGACGAAAGACGGGACGAGCGGCGGTCGGTGGATGGGATGCGCCCGCCGGGTACGAAGCCATCACGGCCGATGACGCCGGGTCCGTCGACGCCATGGATGCATGGCTCGAGGCGTCGTCGACGAGCGACGCGGACCGTGCACATGCGCCGGACGAAGTGTCTGCGCCTGCAAAAGGCGCGGCTCCGACCGAGGCAGCCGCGGAAACTGGCGTGAGTGCGCTGGACCAGGATGCCCACGCGCGCGCGGCCGCTGTCACGGGTTCGGACGTGCCGGCCGACCTGCTGGCGGCGTACGCAGCGCGGGACTACGGCCGTGCGGCCGCACTGGCCGCCGCGCGGCTCGCGGCACACGACACCGCGGACGTGCGCGTGCTGCGCGTTCGCTCACTCGCGAACATGGGTGACCTGGCGGCGGCAGGAAAAGCGAGTGCAGCCGCGCTGGAGCGGCACCGCGACTCTGCCGAGCTGCTGTACCTGCATGCGCTGCTGCTGGTCGAGGCAGGACAGCCGGGAGATGCGGCGGCAGCGGCGCGGCGCGCGCTGTACCTCGATCGTTCGCTGGTCGTCGCCCATCTCACGCTTGCACTCGCACTGAACCGGACCGGTGAGCATACCGGCGCGCGTCGCGCACTGCAGAACGCGGCGTCGTTGCTGAGCCAGCGACTGGACGACGAGGTGGTACCGGCGTCCGATGGTGAAACGGTGGGTCGGCTGCGAACCAACGTCGAGGCGCAGCTCCGGCTGCTCGAAGGTGCGGCATGGGGGCGCTCGCCAGGGCGTCGGCAGAGGATGAACGGATGA
- a CDS encoding chemotaxis protein CheW: MNPDERNEVLRFDVGDLRCAVPLTHVREVQRAVAVTPLPGSPAIIDGVIDVRGAVTPVIDLGRRFGLPPRALRASQSLVLVWTGERMVALRADSVHWLEELDSVDVVDSSRLTHGALEVAGVARTAEGLVLLQDPEALLRQAEAESLDAALAALGEA; this comes from the coding sequence ATGAATCCGGACGAACGTAACGAGGTTCTGCGTTTCGACGTTGGCGACCTGCGCTGCGCCGTGCCGCTGACGCACGTGCGCGAGGTGCAGCGTGCGGTAGCCGTGACGCCGCTGCCGGGCTCACCCGCGATCATCGACGGCGTGATCGACGTGCGCGGCGCGGTGACTCCTGTCATCGACCTGGGCAGACGCTTCGGCCTGCCGCCGCGCGCGCTGCGAGCCTCGCAGTCGCTGGTGCTGGTGTGGACGGGCGAGCGGATGGTCGCGTTACGGGCGGACAGCGTGCACTGGCTGGAAGAGCTGGATTCCGTTGATGTCGTGGACTCCTCGCGGCTGACGCACGGTGCGCTGGAGGTGGCGGGCGTGGCGCGCACGGCCGAGGGGCTGGTGCTGCTGCAGGACCCCGAGGCGCTGCTGCGGCAGGCGGAAGCGGAGTCGCTCGATGCTGCGCTTGCGGCGCTCGGTGAGGCATGA